DNA from Tripterygium wilfordii isolate XIE 37 chromosome 4, ASM1340144v1, whole genome shotgun sequence:
CATTTCCGTATGTACGAGTTCAAGGTCAGGAGGTGCGCACGTGGAAGGTCACATGACTGGACTGAATGCCCATTCGCTCATCCCGGAGAGAAGGCTCGCCGGAGGGATCCTCGCCGGTACCACTATTCCGGTACGGCATGTGCCGAGTTCCGGAAAGGTGGTTGTAAGAAGGGTGATTCGTGCGAGTTCGCTCACGGCGTTTTTGAGTGCTGGCTTCACCCTGCCCGGTACCGGACTCAGCCTTGCAAGGACGGGATGGGTTGCCGTAGACGTGTATGCTTTTTTGCCCACTCGCCTGAACAGCTTCGTGTTCTTCCTCAGCAGAGTCCGAGAATGAACGAGGCCGGGTCGGATGATTTAGATTTTGATTCGCCGATGCGACACCGTATTGACTCATACCTGAAGGCCGGATCATTCATTTCATCGCCTACTTCAATCCTGGCATCACCACCTGTGTCTCCGCCTTCGGATTCGCCTCCAATGTCTCCGAATAGTCCTCCACTTACTGTTGGTTCTTTCAACTCTGTCAGTGATCTCGTCGTGTCAATGCGCGGATTGCAGTTGGGGAAAGCCAGGATGGGCTTGCGTGGATCAGGATTCGTTTCTCCCCGCGGATCAATGCTTCGACCTGGGTTCTGCAGCCTGCCTTCCACTC
Protein-coding regions in this window:
- the LOC119997757 gene encoding zinc finger CCCH domain-containing protein 23-like; the protein is MVKLDPTTVKPSSIKFQRDLFTDSQRPKMMIGEPTRRNPTVQIPQWDPYDDPMVTITAPFSVADIDGNANGGVPDYSHSPRLDMLTALHRYLPSNEFVDSDPLSDESDFPVDAFSCDHFRMYEFKVRRCARGRSHDWTECPFAHPGEKARRRDPRRYHYSGTACAEFRKGGCKKGDSCEFAHGVFECWLHPARYRTQPCKDGMGCRRRVCFFAHSPEQLRVLPQQSPRMNEAGSDDLDFDSPMRHRIDSYLKAGSFISSPTSILASPPVSPPSDSPPMSPNSPPLTVGSFNSVSDLVVSMRGLQLGKARMGLRGSGFVSPRGSMLRPGFCSLPSTPTMVVPRSGTNQLDQWDTACGEEPAMERVESGRGLRAKMFAKLSKENSLGPVENGQSTAPDVGWVSELVK